In Chryseobacterium gleum, a single genomic region encodes these proteins:
- a CDS encoding TonB-dependent receptor domain-containing protein — translation MKTHILLITILSCSFSAAQTKDTTNVNKIEAVTMSGKKVLVERKVDRLVYNVQNSMLSQGSSGTEVLAGTPLLQVDENKGLLSIAGKNGVSVMVNDRMLNLSGSELMNYLRNLRSENILKIEVITTPPAKYEAQGNSGIINIILKKNQNLGWNGYLNTNYTQKTYAAFSSVAGVNYQNEKVKASIKLQGYDGDKRSVENYKIIGQSSSVSRDERRDMNDGLGLNVNVDYSLSKNSNIGLVYDISKGHSNMDINSKQNYFTNNTPTLQTDTDSRHRSSFTSQMLNVYFDQKFGEHKLSLGANYYGNLPDTEVNFTTRNVANNSAQVVRNLSSVDYKIYSGQADLTLNFKKIQLETGAKYSQFSNNSDIGYFNFINSGYLIDPSRSNLFDYNEKNYAAYLSASKDLGEKWSVKAGLRYEYTQTSGFSPTTQTKSENNYGKFFPTAYLSYKANQGNQFSINYSRRINRPYFRALDPFRWYSNPNSYYSGNPSLQPSFNHNIELNYMFKNKFSANLYYQRTTNNFDQITFLTGINLVSTFENYYNQDNYGINLNYTDTFFKIWESNISTSFSYNETQITRFNLVPKNGQSFYYSLNNTFQLNKAKTFMLFVNYWHNLPSRDGYTAVRNRASLDAGIKMSFVEKALQVNLSVSDIFKQSGYKGDMYFTDNTQSFNNYWDARRMTLSITYNFGNQKIKSNNRAVNFEEKNRAQ, via the coding sequence ATGAAAACACACATTCTATTGATCACAATCCTGAGTTGTTCTTTTTCAGCAGCTCAAACCAAAGACACCACCAATGTGAACAAAATAGAGGCGGTTACCATGAGTGGTAAAAAGGTTCTGGTAGAACGTAAAGTGGACCGTCTTGTTTACAATGTCCAGAATTCCATGCTTTCACAAGGAAGTTCGGGAACTGAAGTTTTGGCCGGTACACCTTTATTACAGGTGGATGAAAATAAAGGACTGCTTTCCATTGCCGGAAAAAACGGCGTTTCTGTCATGGTTAATGACCGGATGCTGAATCTTTCCGGATCTGAGCTGATGAACTACCTCCGAAACCTTCGTTCGGAAAACATATTGAAAATTGAAGTAATTACCACTCCTCCCGCCAAATATGAAGCTCAGGGCAATAGTGGAATTATCAATATTATTCTTAAAAAAAATCAGAATCTTGGATGGAATGGTTACCTGAACACGAATTATACGCAAAAAACTTATGCTGCATTCAGTAGTGTGGCAGGCGTAAACTATCAGAATGAAAAAGTGAAAGCCTCAATAAAACTTCAGGGATATGACGGAGACAAAAGATCGGTAGAAAATTATAAGATAATCGGTCAAAGTTCTTCCGTCAGCAGGGATGAAAGACGGGATATGAATGACGGATTAGGACTGAATGTTAATGTTGATTATTCTCTTTCCAAAAATTCCAATATCGGATTGGTTTATGATATTTCGAAGGGACATTCCAATATGGATATCAACTCGAAGCAAAACTATTTCACCAACAACACTCCTACTTTACAAACAGATACGGATTCCAGACATCGTTCTTCTTTTACTTCACAGATGCTGAATGTATATTTTGATCAGAAATTCGGGGAACATAAGCTAAGCCTGGGAGCCAATTATTATGGAAATCTTCCGGATACAGAGGTGAATTTTACGACGAGAAATGTTGCCAACAATTCAGCACAGGTGGTAAGAAATCTTTCATCAGTGGATTATAAAATATATTCAGGGCAGGCAGATTTAACTTTAAACTTCAAAAAAATACAGCTGGAAACCGGAGCAAAATACAGCCAGTTTTCTAATAATTCGGACATCGGATATTTTAATTTTATCAACAGTGGTTACCTTATAGATCCATCGAGAAGCAATCTTTTTGATTATAATGAAAAGAATTATGCTGCCTATCTGAGTGCCAGTAAAGATCTTGGCGAAAAATGGTCTGTGAAAGCAGGACTCCGCTATGAATATACACAAACCAGCGGTTTCTCCCCCACTACACAGACAAAATCTGAGAATAATTACGGAAAGTTCTTCCCAACAGCTTATCTGTCTTATAAGGCCAATCAGGGTAATCAGTTTAGTATTAATTATTCCAGAAGAATCAACCGCCCGTATTTCCGGGCTTTGGATCCGTTCCGATGGTATTCCAATCCGAACTCGTATTATTCAGGAAATCCAAGTCTGCAGCCTTCTTTCAATCATAATATAGAACTTAACTATATGTTCAAAAATAAGTTTTCGGCTAATCTTTACTACCAGAGAACAACAAATAACTTTGACCAGATCACATTCCTGACCGGGATTAACCTCGTTAGTACATTCGAGAATTACTATAATCAGGATAATTATGGGATCAATCTGAATTACACAGATACTTTCTTCAAAATATGGGAAAGCAATATTTCAACTTCGTTCAGTTATAATGAAACTCAGATCACAAGGTTCAATCTGGTTCCTAAAAACGGACAGTCGTTCTATTATTCACTCAATAATACATTTCAATTAAATAAAGCTAAAACGTTCATGTTATTTGTTAACTACTGGCATAATCTTCCTTCCCGTGACGGATACACCGCTGTAAGGAACAGAGCAAGCCTTGATGCCGGAATAAAGATGAGCTTTGTAGAAAAAGCACTTCAGGTAAATCTTTCGGTGAGTGATATTTTTAAACAGTCCGGATATAAGGGAGATATGTATTTTACAGATAATACACAGTCATTCAACAACTACTGGGATGCCAGAAGAATGACACTCAGCATCACTTATAATTTTGGAAACCAAAAAATCAAATCCAATAACAGAGCGGTAAATTTCGAAGAGAAAAACCGTGCACAATAA
- a CDS encoding DUF5694 domain-containing protein, with protein sequence MKTFIYILLVCLSTSVVAQKKPSDYFKNPKTKVLVVGTFHFDYPNLDAHKINKEDQVDVLSPKTAKEVTELVEYIKRFKPTKIAIEAWPGWNANQKLKEYSEGKHRDKRDERYQLAMRLASELTINELFSIDAESVLDDLEKHFGKTDSAFFKSLSKDYDFRSDDPISEQFTAFYKSSEPKNFKSLLDTFIYMNSKESHQYGYGAYLSGDFKLREHDGADMLALYWYSRNLRMFRNIQNIPHNGEDRILVIAGNGHAAVLRQLFTSSAEYEFTEFSSLK encoded by the coding sequence ATGAAAACTTTTATTTATATCCTTCTTGTATGTCTTTCTACATCAGTAGTTGCTCAAAAAAAGCCTTCAGATTATTTTAAAAATCCAAAGACAAAAGTCCTGGTGGTAGGCACCTTTCATTTTGATTATCCTAATCTGGATGCTCATAAAATCAATAAGGAAGATCAGGTAGATGTACTCTCTCCTAAAACAGCAAAAGAAGTCACTGAACTTGTAGAGTATATCAAAAGATTTAAACCGACAAAGATTGCAATAGAAGCCTGGCCAGGCTGGAACGCCAATCAAAAGCTAAAGGAATACAGCGAAGGCAAACACCGTGACAAAAGAGATGAGCGCTATCAGCTAGCTATGAGGCTAGCCAGTGAGCTTACAATAAACGAATTGTTCAGCATTGACGCAGAATCTGTTCTGGATGATCTTGAAAAACATTTTGGGAAAACTGATTCTGCATTTTTTAAAAGTCTTAGTAAAGATTATGATTTCAGAAGTGATGACCCGATCTCCGAACAGTTTACTGCCTTTTACAAGAGTTCGGAGCCTAAAAACTTCAAATCACTGCTTGATACTTTTATTTATATGAATTCCAAAGAAAGCCATCAATATGGATACGGAGCCTATTTAAGCGGTGATTTCAAATTAAGAGAACATGACGGTGCCGATATGCTAGCACTTTACTGGTACAGCAGAAATCTGAGAATGTTCCGTAATATTCAAAACATTCCTCACAACGGTGAAGACAGAATTCTTGTGATTGCCGGAAATGGACATGCAGCGGTATTAAGGCAGCTTTTTACCTCTTCCGCGGAATATGAATTCACTGAGTTTTCTTCACTGAAATAA
- a CDS encoding TonB-dependent receptor plug domain-containing protein — MHNFKKRIFVPSIALISTFYYAQTDTLQSKKIDDVVILGSRGSGRSLTETPVPVDIINISKILKQSPSNSISQALNYIVPSFSSTSHTVNDGTDFVDPALLRGLGPDQVLVLVNGKRRYQSSLVNVTLTPGRGSVGTDLNAIPAFALEKIEVLRDGAAAQYGSDAIAGVLNLGLKKRLGLSGQVFLGGYASPVTNNFSGGVDGQTISVDLNYGAKIGKTGFFNITGSAQYRDPYSRAGVREGDIFNAYNAINYRALQDGVNIDGLYKNITNTPNTQQIINTIKQYATKVDYFGNDFQTQISGANSISELQKILGKDFTSQELNYRGLERKDFSLRAGQSKLQSGQLFFNSEIPVSDEWKVYSFGGYSYRLGNAGGFYRLPNNERNINAVTPNGYLPQIEATVNDYSLAAGIKGKWDGWNIDFSNTFGKNVFGFGVVNTFNASLTDASPRTFDAGGSEFSQNTINLDFSKKYDVLKGLNLAFGGEYRHENYKVNAGKENSYASYDIYGRVVTAKTPENEKVTDFFGNVRPAGAQVFPGFSPENAVSGNRNSIAAYADAELEITDRWLLEGAVRYENYSDFGSTFNYKVATNVKLASNLNWRGAVSTGFRAPSLAQIYYSSTSTLIQQGKTTQVGTFRNNSEAAQALGIPKLKQETSQSYSTGITWKVPALNLTFTADAYLIKIKDRVVLTDLFYRPDGSFSPGSDQAVLQDAFDLARASAANFFANAVDSQTKGLDITISQNSKISSGVSLENNLGINFNQTKRIGDIHASPKLVSQINNYFSEPNRIYFEEAVPRVKATLGNTVRVSSFTFVLRNSFFGKVTDADVVDANFDGVTGSTEHFVLNSRLVTDLSVGYSFNKNISATVGSNNIFNILPSKSPAISSLTADNQFVYSRQVSQYGIGGRFLFARIEFSF; from the coding sequence ATGCATAATTTCAAAAAAAGAATCTTTGTTCCTTCTATCGCACTTATTTCCACATTTTACTACGCACAGACGGACACCTTACAATCAAAGAAAATAGATGATGTAGTCATCCTTGGGTCAAGAGGCTCCGGAAGATCATTAACAGAGACGCCTGTTCCGGTAGATATTATTAATATATCAAAAATTTTAAAACAAAGCCCTTCTAACAGTATCAGCCAGGCTTTAAATTATATTGTACCCTCATTCTCATCCACCTCTCATACCGTTAATGACGGAACTGATTTTGTAGATCCTGCGCTGCTGAGAGGATTAGGACCAGATCAGGTTTTGGTGCTGGTAAACGGAAAAAGAAGATATCAGTCTTCACTGGTTAATGTTACCCTTACGCCGGGAAGAGGTTCCGTGGGAACCGACCTTAATGCTATTCCTGCCTTTGCACTGGAGAAAATAGAGGTTCTAAGGGATGGAGCTGCTGCCCAGTATGGTTCTGACGCTATTGCAGGAGTACTAAACCTTGGGCTGAAAAAAAGATTGGGACTTTCCGGGCAGGTATTTTTAGGAGGATATGCTTCTCCTGTCACTAATAATTTCTCCGGAGGAGTAGACGGGCAGACGATTTCTGTAGATCTCAACTACGGAGCTAAAATAGGGAAAACCGGATTCTTTAACATTACCGGTTCTGCCCAATACCGTGATCCTTATTCCAGAGCCGGAGTAAGGGAAGGTGATATCTTCAATGCCTATAATGCCATTAACTACAGGGCATTACAGGATGGAGTTAATATTGATGGCTTATATAAAAATATTACCAATACTCCCAATACTCAGCAGATCATCAATACCATAAAGCAATATGCTACTAAGGTAGATTATTTTGGGAATGATTTTCAAACTCAGATCTCAGGGGCAAACAGTATTTCTGAGCTTCAAAAAATATTGGGTAAAGATTTTACCTCTCAGGAACTTAACTACAGGGGATTGGAGAGAAAAGATTTCAGCCTGAGAGCAGGGCAATCTAAATTACAGTCCGGGCAGCTCTTTTTCAACTCTGAAATTCCTGTTAGTGATGAATGGAAAGTTTATTCATTTGGAGGTTACAGCTATCGTCTTGGAAATGCCGGAGGGTTTTACAGGCTTCCGAACAATGAAAGAAATATCAATGCAGTTACACCCAACGGATATCTTCCGCAGATTGAAGCCACTGTGAATGATTATTCCCTTGCCGCCGGAATTAAAGGAAAATGGGATGGCTGGAATATTGATTTCAGTAATACATTCGGGAAAAACGTCTTTGGTTTTGGTGTTGTCAATACTTTTAATGCTTCGCTTACAGATGCTTCTCCAAGGACTTTTGATGCCGGAGGATCTGAGTTTTCACAAAACACGATTAATTTGGATTTCTCCAAAAAATATGATGTTCTGAAAGGCTTGAATCTAGCATTTGGTGGCGAATACCGACACGAGAATTATAAAGTAAATGCTGGAAAAGAAAATTCTTATGCTTCTTATGATATCTATGGACGTGTAGTAACAGCCAAAACTCCTGAAAATGAAAAAGTAACCGATTTCTTTGGAAATGTAAGACCCGCAGGTGCTCAGGTCTTTCCGGGATTCAGTCCTGAAAATGCAGTTTCCGGTAACAGAAACAGTATTGCAGCTTATGCCGATGCAGAATTGGAAATTACAGACAGATGGCTGTTGGAAGGAGCTGTACGATATGAGAATTATTCAGATTTCGGATCTACATTCAATTATAAGGTGGCAACCAATGTAAAACTGGCTTCCAATCTCAACTGGAGAGGAGCTGTTTCTACGGGGTTCAGAGCTCCTTCACTGGCTCAAATCTATTACAGCTCTACTTCTACGTTGATTCAGCAGGGAAAAACAACACAGGTAGGTACTTTCAGAAATAATTCTGAGGCTGCACAGGCATTAGGGATTCCAAAATTAAAACAGGAAACCTCACAATCCTACAGCACAGGAATTACATGGAAGGTTCCGGCCTTAAACCTGACTTTCACAGCAGATGCTTACTTAATCAAGATTAAAGACAGAGTAGTACTGACTGATCTTTTCTACCGTCCTGATGGTAGTTTTTCTCCCGGCTCAGACCAGGCCGTTCTACAGGATGCTTTTGATCTCGCAAGAGCCAGCGCAGCCAATTTCTTTGCTAATGCTGTAGATTCTCAGACGAAAGGTCTGGATATTACGATTTCCCAGAACTCAAAAATATCATCCGGGGTTTCTTTGGAGAATAACCTGGGAATCAACTTTAATCAAACCAAAAGAATCGGGGATATCCATGCATCTCCTAAACTGGTAAGCCAGATCAATAATTATTTCTCGGAGCCCAACAGAATTTATTTTGAAGAAGCTGTACCCCGTGTAAAAGCTACATTGGGCAATACAGTAAGAGTTTCCAGCTTTACTTTCGTACTGCGTAATTCTTTCTTTGGTAAAGTGACCGATGCAGATGTGGTAGATGCTAACTTTGATGGAGTAACGGGAAGTACAGAGCATTTTGTCCTTAACAGCCGCCTGGTAACAGATCTATCTGTAGGCTATAGTTTTAATAAAAATATTTCAGCAACAGTAGGAAGCAATAATATCTTTAATATTTTGCCTTCTAAAAGCCCTGCTATAAGCTCATTAACAGCAGATAATCAGTTTGTCTATTCCAGACAGGTTTCACAGTATGGTATAGGCGGAAGGTTCTTGTTTGCAAGAATTGAATTCAGTTTCTAA
- a CDS encoding outer membrane beta-barrel family protein: MKKTIFALSLLSSVFVFSQEKNNKPQEKQIEGVVITKTKKAVEQKADRTIFDFSEQPQLNNGNVLEGIKKLPGLVSTDIAGMMYQGKMLEVYLNGRPLNITSNELNSFLEGMPANSVERIEVITQPGAEFPATSGGAIMNIITNKNANKYLTATYSGNYSFTNYDKYRSRTTNSVNLNARNKYFGWQLNVGQNYRESMLNGQQDELLTSHTNRYGRGYFAKSGLTFDLGQDRLLLNYDIYHNNNDNYTLSDGHGDLPFKRNLQDLREAFYTSSDVAHTNNLRQEAVVTYQKRFADKSQKLDFQFGYTRSDSKFSQDNYFQDGTFVNYPTEPLDSPTNGLKDILNNKSVMNIANFKVDYAQPIKLLDGGKVSFGGLYEKQDYNTESFGLTNLEYQRQTASTYLEFQAKLKKFDFTLGSRAENYDISGITRYIDKDKKLVEADLIPFNKFKFFPNASIQYNMMNQVYIAANYNRKISLPSISALNPNNVTFSGPSTEVNGNPNLQPTIFDNYELKISAFDYAFIGYSVSSASNQVAQIIRKDGRKLFNEQVNISNMRIHNFNVGLPVPFMIFSKPLSEIMKFNFNPDKINFMYLYAGYQKHEIDNLNNKGFWIFNIMTQIILPKDIKLTANYSYLTPKAGYFYFTAEKPFNNSFDITLTKKFMNNRLTLSVFANDIFNGQVMQVSSNPPSGNPVMIYSKYDTRNFGLSINYKIPTRNKLAKEDPNILNQTKKEDTGGVMQQAQ; this comes from the coding sequence ATGAAAAAAACAATTTTCGCTTTATCCTTACTAAGCTCTGTTTTTGTTTTTTCACAGGAAAAAAATAATAAACCTCAGGAAAAGCAAATTGAAGGCGTAGTCATTACCAAAACTAAAAAAGCCGTTGAACAAAAAGCAGACCGTACTATTTTTGACTTTTCTGAACAGCCCCAGCTGAATAACGGAAACGTTCTGGAAGGAATAAAAAAACTTCCGGGGCTTGTATCTACCGATATTGCAGGAATGATGTATCAGGGAAAAATGCTGGAAGTATACCTTAACGGAAGACCTCTGAACATCACCTCCAATGAATTGAATTCCTTTCTGGAAGGGATGCCCGCCAATTCTGTAGAAAGAATTGAAGTGATCACACAGCCGGGTGCTGAATTTCCGGCAACTTCCGGAGGTGCCATCATGAATATCATTACCAATAAAAATGCAAATAAATATTTGACGGCTACTTATTCAGGAAATTATTCTTTCACGAATTATGACAAATACAGAAGCAGAACTACGAATTCCGTTAATTTAAATGCAAGAAATAAATATTTCGGATGGCAGCTGAATGTTGGGCAGAATTACCGCGAAAGTATGCTGAATGGCCAGCAGGATGAGCTTTTAACAAGTCATACCAACAGATATGGACGCGGATATTTTGCAAAATCCGGGTTAACTTTTGATTTAGGACAGGACCGATTATTGTTAAACTACGATATTTATCACAACAATAATGACAACTACACTTTAAGTGACGGACATGGTGATTTGCCTTTCAAAAGAAATCTGCAGGATTTGAGAGAAGCTTTTTATACTTCTTCCGATGTTGCGCATACCAATAACCTTAGACAGGAAGCTGTTGTAACGTATCAGAAGCGCTTTGCTGACAAATCTCAGAAACTGGACTTCCAGTTTGGGTATACAAGGTCAGACAGCAAGTTTTCACAGGATAATTATTTCCAGGATGGGACCTTTGTAAACTATCCTACTGAACCTCTTGATAGCCCTACCAATGGATTAAAAGATATTCTGAACAATAAATCTGTGATGAATATTGCTAACTTTAAAGTAGATTACGCACAGCCTATCAAGCTTCTTGATGGCGGAAAGGTAAGCTTTGGAGGATTGTATGAAAAGCAGGATTATAACACGGAAAGCTTTGGCCTCACCAATCTTGAATATCAGAGACAGACTGCTTCAACGTATTTAGAGTTTCAGGCTAAGCTGAAAAAGTTTGATTTCACATTGGGTTCCCGTGCTGAAAACTATGATATTTCCGGGATCACAAGATATATTGATAAGGATAAAAAACTGGTTGAGGCTGATCTGATTCCTTTCAACAAATTTAAATTTTTCCCGAACGCGAGCATTCAGTATAACATGATGAACCAGGTATATATTGCTGCGAATTACAACAGGAAAATCAGTTTGCCAAGCATTTCTGCCCTGAATCCGAATAACGTCACATTCTCGGGACCAAGTACGGAAGTAAACGGTAACCCGAACCTTCAGCCTACTATTTTTGATAATTACGAATTGAAAATATCAGCTTTTGATTATGCGTTTATCGGATACAGTGTAAGTTCAGCAAGCAATCAGGTAGCACAGATCATTCGAAAAGACGGAAGGAAACTTTTCAATGAGCAGGTGAATATTTCCAATATGAGAATTCATAATTTTAATGTGGGATTACCGGTTCCTTTTATGATTTTCAGTAAACCTTTGAGCGAAATCATGAAATTTAATTTCAATCCTGATAAAATTAATTTCATGTACTTATATGCTGGCTATCAGAAACATGAAATCGACAATCTGAATAATAAAGGGTTCTGGATCTTCAATATCATGACTCAGATTATTTTACCTAAAGACATCAAGCTTACTGCGAATTACAGTTATCTGACTCCAAAGGCAGGATATTTCTACTTTACGGCAGAGAAGCCATTCAACAACTCGTTTGATATTACATTAACGAAAAAGTTTATGAACAACCGTCTGACCCTTTCTGTTTTTGCCAATGATATTTTCAACGGACAGGTAATGCAGGTAAGTTCTAACCCGCCATCAGGAAATCCGGTAATGATCTACAGTAAATATGACACAAGAAATTTCGGGCTTTCTATTAATTATAAAATTCCAACGAGAAATAAATTAGCGAAAGAAGATCCGAATATCTTAAATCAGACTAAAAAAGAGGATACCGGAGGCGTAATGCAACAGGCACAATAA
- a CDS encoding HesA/MoeB/ThiF family protein, giving the protein MKKEDYFSRYSRQIFIEEIGLEGQKKIKSSKVLVIGAGGLGSPVLQYLAAAGVGTLGVADFDEVELHNLNRQIIHTENRVGLSKVKSAEAFVKELNHQVIFKKIEEKINEDNAEEIITQYDVVIDGSDNFSTRYLVNDTCVQLQKTLVYGSILGFAGQVAVFNHNGSKNLRDIFPEPPFDEDVPDCDSLGVLGALPGIIGSMMALQALKIITDLPVSVNQLTLVDTLGWRFQTIDF; this is encoded by the coding sequence ATGAAAAAAGAAGATTATTTTTCCCGGTACAGCCGGCAGATCTTTATTGAAGAAATAGGATTGGAAGGACAAAAGAAAATAAAGTCATCCAAAGTTCTTGTCATCGGGGCAGGAGGTTTGGGAAGTCCTGTTCTTCAATATCTGGCTGCCGCTGGGGTAGGAACTTTAGGTGTTGCAGATTTTGATGAGGTTGAACTTCATAATCTGAACCGACAGATTATCCATACCGAAAACAGAGTCGGATTATCCAAAGTGAAAAGTGCTGAAGCCTTTGTAAAAGAACTCAATCATCAGGTAATATTCAAAAAGATTGAAGAAAAAATCAATGAAGATAATGCTGAAGAAATCATTACTCAGTACGATGTTGTTATTGACGGTTCAGACAATTTTTCAACAAGATATCTGGTGAATGATACCTGTGTGCAATTACAAAAAACTCTGGTTTACGGGAGTATTCTAGGTTTCGCAGGGCAAGTTGCTGTATTTAATCATAACGGAAGTAAAAACTTAAGGGATATTTTCCCGGAACCACCTTTTGATGAAGATGTACCGGATTGTGACAGTCTTGGAGTTTTGGGAGCACTGCCTGGGATCATAGGCAGTATGATGGCTCTTCAGGCACTGAAAATTATAACGGATCTTCCGGTAAGTGTAAATCAGCTGACACTGGTTGATACGCTGGGCTGGAGATTTCAGACGATTGATTTTTGA
- the thiH gene encoding 2-iminoacetate synthase ThiH, whose protein sequence is MKSFKEVFENYQWDEVKDKLEKVSPADVRYSLQKKNKNLDDFLNLLSPAASGELELMAVMTRALTQKRFGKTIQLYAPLYLSNECQNICTYCGFSLDNQLKRKTLSDTELMIEASVLKSMGVNHVLLVSGEANKIVGVPYFQNAVRKLKPHFSNISIEVQPLMEEEYKLLHEEGVHSVLVYQETYHQDVYREYHPKGKKSNFHFRLETPDRIGRAGIHKIGLGVLLGLEDWRVDSFFNALHIDYLQKQYWKSKFSVSFPRLRPAEGIIEPNFIMEDRDLLQLICAYRIWNEDLEISISTRENEVFRNNIVSLGATAMSAGSKTNPGGYAVDKESLEQFETSDERSMEEIKTMIRKAGYDPVMKDWDSVYSGF, encoded by the coding sequence ATGAAAAGCTTTAAAGAGGTTTTTGAAAACTACCAATGGGATGAGGTAAAGGATAAGCTTGAAAAAGTAAGCCCAGCTGATGTAAGGTACAGCCTTCAGAAAAAGAATAAAAATCTTGATGATTTCCTGAATCTTCTGTCACCTGCCGCTTCTGGGGAACTGGAGCTGATGGCAGTGATGACGCGGGCACTTACCCAGAAACGATTCGGAAAAACCATTCAGCTGTATGCGCCGCTGTATCTCAGCAATGAATGCCAGAATATCTGTACCTATTGTGGTTTCAGTCTTGATAATCAACTGAAAAGGAAAACCCTTTCCGATACGGAGCTGATGATAGAAGCATCAGTCCTGAAATCAATGGGGGTGAATCATGTACTGCTGGTAAGCGGTGAAGCCAATAAAATAGTAGGTGTACCTTATTTTCAAAATGCTGTCCGTAAACTAAAGCCTCATTTTTCCAATATTTCCATTGAAGTTCAGCCTTTAATGGAAGAAGAATATAAACTGCTTCACGAAGAAGGAGTACATTCTGTTTTAGTGTATCAGGAAACCTATCATCAGGATGTCTACAGGGAATACCATCCGAAAGGTAAAAAATCAAACTTCCATTTCCGCCTGGAAACTCCTGACAGGATAGGAAGAGCAGGAATTCATAAAATAGGGCTGGGAGTTCTGCTTGGATTGGAAGACTGGAGAGTGGACAGCTTTTTCAATGCCTTACACATCGATTATCTTCAGAAACAATACTGGAAAAGTAAGTTTTCGGTTTCCTTTCCTAGGCTCAGACCCGCTGAAGGAATTATTGAACCCAATTTTATTATGGAAGATAGAGATCTTCTTCAGTTGATTTGTGCCTATAGAATCTGGAATGAAGATCTTGAGATTTCCATATCCACCAGGGAAAATGAAGTGTTCAGAAATAATATTGTTTCTCTGGGGGCAACAGCAATGAGTGCAGGGTCAAAGACCAATCCGGGAGGTTATGCCGTAGATAAAGAATCTCTGGAACAGTTTGAAACCAGTGATGAACGGAGTATGGAAGAGATTAAAACCATGATTAGAAAAGCAGGTTACGATCCTGTGATGAAAGATTGGGATTCTGTTTATAGTGGATTTTAA
- a CDS encoding thiazole synthase, giving the protein MNHQKLEIAGRTFESRLFLGTGKFGSMRDMVQSVIASETDMVTMALKRIDAQSNEDDLLDSLKETRVHLLPNTSGARTAKEAVLAAQLAREALETNWVKLEIHPDPKYLLPDPIETLYATEELAKLGFVVMPYIHADPVLCKRLEDAGTAVVMPLGAPIGTNKGLKTQDFLEIIISQSNVPVVVDAGIGAPSDAAKAMEMGADAVLVNTAIAVARNPLNMAVAFKEGVIAGRRAFESGLGAISSHAEASSPLTSFLFE; this is encoded by the coding sequence ATGAACCATCAGAAATTAGAAATAGCAGGAAGAACTTTTGAATCCAGACTGTTTTTAGGAACAGGAAAATTCGGAAGTATGAGAGATATGGTACAATCTGTTATCGCATCAGAAACCGATATGGTAACAATGGCCTTAAAGAGAATTGATGCACAATCCAATGAAGATGATCTGCTTGATTCACTGAAAGAAACCCGTGTTCATCTTCTGCCTAATACTTCCGGAGCCAGAACCGCAAAAGAAGCTGTACTGGCAGCACAATTAGCCAGAGAAGCGCTGGAAACGAACTGGGTAAAGCTGGAGATCCACCCGGATCCGAAATATTTACTGCCGGACCCCATTGAAACCTTATATGCCACTGAAGAATTAGCCAAACTTGGATTTGTGGTAATGCCTTACATTCATGCTGATCCTGTTTTGTGCAAACGTCTTGAAGACGCCGGAACAGCTGTAGTGATGCCTTTGGGTGCTCCTATTGGAACAAATAAAGGTTTAAAAACACAGGACTTTCTTGAAATAATCATCAGCCAGAGCAACGTCCCAGTGGTGGTAGATGCAGGAATCGGAGCACCATCAGATGCAGCAAAAGCCATGGAAATGGGAGCTGACGCTGTTTTGGTGAATACTGCGATTGCTGTTGCGAGAAATCCATTGAATATGGCTGTCGCTTTTAAAGAAGGAGTTATTGCCGGAAGAAGGGCTTTTGAATCGGGGTTGGGAGCCATTTCCAGTCATGCTGAAGCTTCAAGTCCGCTGACTTCGTTTTTGTTTGAATAA